A stretch of the Elephas maximus indicus isolate mEleMax1 chromosome 3, mEleMax1 primary haplotype, whole genome shotgun sequence genome encodes the following:
- the CD1E gene encoding T-cell surface glycoprotein CD1e, membrane-associated isoform X3, giving the protein MLLVLLLLFQGLLCPGERTADPQALGPPHLAAEEPLTFRLLQISSFANHSWVQNQASGWLGELQTHGWDSVLGAIRFLRPWSQGNFSKEELKNLQALFQLYFHGFTHEVQAFASQFQFEYPFELQISSGCRMSDGEASESFLKGAYQGTDFLSFQGNSWQPSPGAGSRAQNVCRVLNRYRDIKEIVQGLFSGTCPRFLASVPEAGKAELERQVKPEAWVSKGPTPGPGRLMLVCHVSGFHPKTVGVMWMRGEQMQLGTRQGDVLPNADGTWYLQVTLDVATGEAAGLYCRVKHSSLGGHDIIIHWAQVATPFLAMCPTLP; this is encoded by the exons ATGCTGCTCGTTCTGCTCCTGCTCTTCCAGGGACTCCTCTGCCCTGGGGAAAGAACAGCTG ATCCCCAGGCCCTAGGACCCCCTCATCTAGCAGCAGAAGAGCCCCTCACCTTCCGCCTGCTCCAGATCTCCTCCTTTGCCAACCACAGCTGGGTGCAGAACCAGGCCTCAGGCTGGCTGGGTGAGCTGCAGACGCATGGATGGGACAGCGTCTTGGGCGCCATCCGATTTCTGCGGCCTTGGTCCCAGGGGAACTTCAGCAAAGAGGAGCTGAAGAATCTCCAGGCGTTATTCCAGTTGTACTTTCATGGTTTCACCCATGAAGTGCAAGCCTTTGCCAGCCAGTTTCAGTTTGAAT aTCCCTTCGAGCTTCAGATATCATCGGGGTGTAGAATGAGTGATGGGGAGGCCTCAGAAAGCTTCTTAAAAGGGGCATATCAAGGAACAGATTTCCTGAGTTTCCAAGGGAATTCCTGGCAGCCATCTCCAGGAGCGGGGAGTCGGGCCCAGAATGTCTGCAGGGTGCTCAATCGTTACAGAGATATTAAAGAAATAGTGCAGGGCCTTTTCAGTGGCACTTGTCCTCGATTCCTGGCAAGCGTCCCTGAAGCCGGAAAGGCAGAACTGGAAAGACAAG TGAAACCAGAAGCTTGGGTTTCCAAAGGTCCTACTCCTGGTCCTGGCCGTCTGATGCTGGTGTGCCATGTTTCTGGCTTCCATCCCAAGACCGTGGGGGTGATGTGGATGCGGGGGGAGCAGATGCAGCTGGGAACTCGGCAAGGTGATGTCTTGCCCAATGCTGATGGGACCTGGTATCTCCAAGTAACCTTGGACGTGGCAACTGGGGAAGCAGCTGGTCTATACTGCCGAGTGAAGCACAGCAGTCTAGGAGGCCATGATATAATCATCCACTGGG